GGTTCTCGCCACACGTAAGTAGTCTTCTGTTGGGGAGAAAAACAAGGAACTCAGATCTCTCATTCCCTTCTCTCGTGGGAGTGCCCGATCACAGGGAAACCCACCTGGATCCCAGCCACACAGCTGCTGACGATAGCGTGGTAGTCAGCCACTGAGCAGAGCGGGCAAGCAGCCGCACTCTCCcacaggaagtggaagttgcagccATCACAGGTCCCATCCGAGCACGTTCTAGCAAAGCAGAAAAGAGGCCTGAGCTCTCACTGGCTGGACTGGTGGGGAAGATCTGGTTGGGGGCCTGTTGTCTCATAGCTTGCCTGATTCACCCTCTCCCTGCCCAAACCGTTAGCCCTACCAGGATCCTTCCAACTAGTCCTTAACACAggttttcatctctgatttcacTGATAAGAGGCCTTCCTGGCCTCCAATGGGCTCTCCACCCTCTGCCCGTTTATGTTTTTGCTGACATCGTATGAGAGCTATTGTAAGGTGTCTGAGCTCTAGCACGGCTGTCCCACCAACCTCTTTGAGGTTCCCGTCCTCCCCACAGACTTGTGACATTTGCAATAGCCACTTTGATGCAGCTTCCTGGTGATGGGATTGGAGTTGAGGTGGGGTTCAGGAATGAGCTTCCGGTCATGGATACCCGTTATGTACTTTATTGTGATGTTTACAACGGCAAGAACAGGGATTTGACACTCAGACACCACTACTGGGTCAAGACGCCCTGCTTTGCTCCCCATCTCCCCAGTGAGTTGTTTAGGCGCAGCATATCCAAAATGTCTTCCTCGAGACGCCAGTGCCCGTCAAGATGTTAGTTGCTGTTatgcggggaggggaggggggtgTCCTGTGGTCATATTCATTTGGAAATTTTTGATTTAGTTCACTCAGCTATTAAACTCAGAACTGGGTATTTTCATTGCAGAGAGATTCCTAGGATCCCTAAACCTTTATTAATCCTCATAATAGCCAGAGATCATGAAACATCCTAAAGTCTCCttgtctcatttcatcctcaaaacAACCCGCTGAGGGAATTTAGCATTATGcccatttttacagataaggaaacgaGAGGCCTAAAGAAGGTAAGAAATGTAGCCATGATAGCATAGCTAGTTAGTGGAGGAGATGATTCAATCTGGCTCTCAGCCAAGCCTGTTGGTTACAATGCTACGCAGCTGCCACCATAATGGACCAGGAATATGAGAGCAGCTTTCACTCTTCCTTCTACCTCATTCTTGCCATATGAAGATTAAGGGTCTGGGGCCATGACTCTGCCCCTAAGAGCCCATTAATGGATctcaaactcttttcttttttctccttttcactaATCTCTGGATCTCAGGATGGAATGACTTCAAGGAAGGGAGATTTTGGCCTTCGTCACACCCCTTTGCAGGGCTTACCCTGGCAGCGACAAACTTCCAGGGACAGTTTTCTGTGGACTGCACCTGACACGGATGGTGGTTGATCTCCCAGAACTGCAGGACTGGGTCACATCATTGGACCTGCAGAGAAAGCCAGCCCCATGGGGGAATGAGTCACTCAGCTGTGTTCCTGGACAGCCACCAAGTGAAATCCGCATGGAGCAATTCCCTTGCTGGGGAAGTCGGGACTTGGGCTTTAGCCTGGCACACAGGGAGTGCACAGGCCTTGGTTTATACGTGGAAAGGGTGGGGATCAACAATATGTAGTCAAGGGGGAAATGCCCTGGTTTAGGGAAGTCATGGCTAGCATCCACTGGAGCCTGCTTAGGCTGGAAGGGAAGTCCACTGCAGATCATCCAATATTTCTCCTTGCCTCTAGGGCAGATCTGCTCCAATAATATCCAAGAAGCTGGGATCAGGAACTCCCAGCCTTTAGCTATCATGACTGGGCAGATCTGCTAGACCTCAGACATGTTCTGGCTTGATAAGCAGTAGGTGACTAGAGAGGGAGGGATGCAGCAGAAATTATGGAGGAGTCCTAGGTTTCACTTGCAGTAGCCTAGCCTCTCATCTTCACCTATAAAAGAAGATCACGTCCGGTATTCCCAAGGACTCCGGGTGGAAAAGTTCAGCGGGGGAGGTGATTCCATCCAGAGTCATATCTGTTGTCACCCCTGCCAAATCAGAGCTCCTAATTAGTTCTCGCTAGTAGCATTAGCTGGCAACCACTTCAATTCTTCCAATACCTTCAACATCCAACCTCACTTCATCTCATCACATCCCTGATTGACTTATGAAAGGGTGAAACAAGGGTTTGTCAGAGTCCCCGGGAGCACTTTGCACACAGAGTGGAATAGAAAACACAGGTCAAGAGGTTGGGCCCCTCATGTGGGGCCTTTTACCTCCCAGCCTGGTAACCTCACACtctcttacacatacacacacacacgtacacactc
This DNA window, taken from Papio anubis isolate 15944 unplaced genomic scaffold, Panubis1.0 scaffold2520, whole genome shotgun sequence, encodes the following:
- the LOC101004569 gene encoding UPF0577 protein KIAA1324-like, which codes for MTLDGITSPAELFHPESLGIPDVIFFYRSNDVTQSCSSGRSTTIRVRCSPQKTVPGSLSLPGTCSDGTCDGCNFHFLWESAAACPLCSVADYHAIVSSCVAGIQKTTYVWREPKLCSGGISLPEQRVTICKTIDFWLKVGISAGTCTAILLTVLTCYFWKKNQKLEYKYSKLVMNATLKDCDLPAADSCANHGGAGCEDDLIFTNRSHSLGRSNHSTSK